From Streptosporangiales bacterium, the proteins below share one genomic window:
- a CDS encoding ATP-binding cassette domain-containing protein, which translates to MRTTAHLDAAVRAGPLDLTLTAERGETTALLGPNGAGKSTLLRVLAGLVRLEEGWVRVGGHDVSRLPAHARRVGLVPQRHALLPHLSVRANVAYGLRARGVGRAETRRRAAEWVERLGLTPLADRRPRTLSGGQSQRVALARALATEPDLLLLDEPLAAVDATAAVDLRRTLRTHLATFEGTCLLVTHDPVEAVTLADRLVVLEDGVTVQDGTPGEVLQAPRSPWVARMLGMNAYEGMVADGVVRLDEGGTLVAADLPAAGTRVLATVIPEAAALYPARPDGSPRNTWQGTVGEVSGVGGRVRVHVLGSPDLVAEVTPAAAATLRLTSGARVWVSVKATEVRLTGL; encoded by the coding sequence ATGAGGACGACAGCGCACCTCGACGCCGCGGTCCGCGCGGGCCCGCTCGACCTCACGCTCACGGCCGAGCGCGGGGAGACCACGGCACTGCTCGGCCCGAACGGCGCGGGGAAGTCGACCCTGCTGCGCGTGCTTGCCGGTCTCGTCCGGCTCGAGGAGGGCTGGGTCAGGGTCGGCGGCCACGACGTGTCCCGGCTGCCCGCGCACGCGCGCCGGGTCGGGCTCGTCCCGCAGCGCCACGCGCTGCTGCCCCATCTCAGCGTCCGCGCGAACGTGGCGTACGGGCTGCGCGCCCGCGGCGTCGGCCGGGCGGAGACACGCCGGCGTGCCGCCGAGTGGGTCGAGCGGCTCGGCCTCACCCCGCTGGCGGACCGGCGCCCGCGGACACTGTCCGGCGGCCAGTCGCAACGAGTCGCGCTCGCCCGTGCCCTCGCCACGGAACCCGACCTGCTGCTGCTCGACGAGCCGCTCGCCGCCGTCGACGCCACCGCCGCGGTCGACCTGCGCCGCACCCTGCGCACCCACCTCGCGACGTTCGAGGGCACCTGCCTGCTCGTCACCCACGACCCCGTCGAGGCGGTGACGCTCGCGGACCGCCTCGTCGTGCTGGAGGACGGCGTCACGGTGCAGGACGGCACGCCTGGCGAGGTGCTCCAGGCGCCGCGTTCGCCGTGGGTGGCGCGGATGCTGGGCATGAACGCGTACGAGGGGATGGTCGCGGACGGCGTTGTCCGGCTCGACGAGGGCGGCACGCTCGTGGCCGCGGACCTGCCCGCAGCCGGCACGCGTGTGCTCGCGACCGTCATCCCCGAGGCGGCCGCGCTCTACCCGGCACGTCCCGACGGCAGCCCGCGCAACACCTGGCAGGGCACGGTCGGCGAGGTCTCCGGCGTCGGCGGCCGGGTCCGCGTGCACGTGCTCGGCTCCCCCGACCTCGTGGCCGAGGTCACCCCGGCGGCCGCGGCCACGCTGCGTCTCACGTCCGGCGCCCGGGTGTGGGTCAGCGTCAAGGCGACCGAGGTCAGGCTGACCGGTCTATAG